One window of Nocardia nova SH22a genomic DNA carries:
- a CDS encoding sensor histidine kinase, with amino-acid sequence MSGVRDWWHALSGAAKFRLYSRVTLEAAVVILAVAMTIGTRSWWSAAANVVAGLAAVAAMEEQPEFALSPNAVSRRWVRPAAVTILAGVWVAYAVLAGTVTNESVLDHVRPAGVCVAVLAMFSIVPFIRYRWWAVVVLSLATGLVFGSSPLAKFATAGVTLAFGVFVVGTTLLTVWGLRVVEDLDRAKVVEAELKVAEERLRFARDLHDVVGRGFSAIAVKSELAVALSKSGDGDRAVREMDEVKTLAVESMGQMRELVRGYRSIDLKSEVAGARSVLSAVGCELTVEGDPESVPAHYYEAAAWVVREGTTNIVEHSSASSAVLALGDAGMSLRNDRPDGTFGERSGLRGLAERLAPLGATLDTGESTDEFILEIRWRQT; translated from the coding sequence TTGAGCGGCGTACGGGACTGGTGGCACGCGCTGTCGGGGGCGGCCAAGTTCCGGCTCTACAGCCGGGTCACCCTCGAGGCCGCTGTGGTCATCCTGGCCGTGGCCATGACGATCGGGACGCGGTCGTGGTGGTCGGCGGCCGCGAACGTGGTCGCCGGTCTCGCGGCCGTGGCCGCGATGGAGGAACAACCCGAGTTCGCACTGTCGCCGAACGCGGTGTCACGGCGGTGGGTACGTCCTGCCGCCGTGACGATCCTGGCCGGGGTGTGGGTCGCCTACGCCGTCCTCGCCGGGACGGTCACGAACGAATCGGTCCTCGACCACGTGCGCCCGGCCGGTGTCTGCGTGGCGGTACTCGCCATGTTCTCCATCGTGCCGTTCATCCGGTACCGGTGGTGGGCGGTGGTGGTGCTGAGCCTGGCCACCGGACTCGTTTTCGGTTCGTCGCCGCTGGCAAAATTCGCGACCGCTGGGGTGACCCTGGCCTTCGGCGTCTTCGTCGTCGGCACGACGCTGCTGACCGTGTGGGGACTGCGGGTCGTCGAGGATCTGGATCGTGCGAAGGTGGTCGAGGCCGAGCTGAAAGTGGCCGAGGAGCGGCTGCGTTTCGCGCGGGATCTGCACGATGTCGTGGGTCGCGGCTTCTCCGCTATCGCGGTGAAAAGTGAACTGGCGGTTGCCCTGTCGAAATCCGGTGACGGCGATCGGGCGGTGCGGGAGATGGACGAGGTCAAGACTCTCGCCGTCGAATCGATGGGGCAGATGCGCGAACTGGTCCGCGGTTACCGCAGCATCGATCTGAAAAGTGAAGTGGCGGGCGCGCGTTCGGTGCTGTCGGCCGTCGGCTGCGAACTCACCGTCGAGGGCGACCCGGAATCCGTTCCGGCGCATTATTATGAGGCCGCGGCGTGGGTGGTGCGCGAGGGGACGACCAATATCGTCGAGCACTCCTCGGCGTCCTCGGCGGTGCTGGCCCTGGGCGATGCGGGGATGTCCCTGCGCAACGACCGGCCGGACGGCACCTTCGGCGAGCGGTCCGGGCTACGCGGTCTGGCCGAACGGCTCGCTCCCCTCGGTGCGACCCTGGACACCGGCGAGTCGACGGATGAGTTCATCCTCGAAATCCGTTGGAGGCAGACATGA
- a CDS encoding cytochrome P450 produces the protein MTTIVRFDDTYFRDPHAAAARWAAAAPIHRFVSDSGTEGWLITGYELARTALVDPAIAKNPDTMIGGTARPDSVAARLRRAAARQVTTHMLGTDPPGHSRLRGSVAEAFTPRAVEALEPWLDNRAAHLVDDMDPGSPVDIVTALAFPLPIGLLCHILSLPERHLDRIGRASSVLSDVLVADPDELRVAAIDFTRFILPRLIGRAVRPREDLLGAVAAQMRRRELSISEALSTIALLLIAGHETTTSLIASTVYRLLHHPGELDRVHDDPARLDAVIDETLRHDPPLPATTLRVAHEPLQLAGQDIRPGEWIMVSLLAAHHDPALHVTAETFDPGRKPNRHLAFGYGVHYCLGARLARLETRIALRRLLDRYPKLALAAESDPVWRRSVTFRRLEHLSVRLEPR, from the coding sequence ATGACCACGATCGTGCGCTTCGACGACACCTACTTCCGGGACCCGCACGCGGCCGCGGCGCGGTGGGCCGCGGCCGCGCCGATCCACCGTTTCGTCTCCGATTCGGGCACCGAGGGCTGGCTGATCACCGGTTACGAACTGGCCCGCACAGCACTGGTCGACCCGGCGATCGCGAAGAATCCGGACACCATGATCGGCGGCACCGCGCGCCCCGACTCGGTCGCCGCTCGGCTTCGCCGAGCTGCGGCTCGCCAGGTGACCACCCATATGCTCGGCACCGATCCGCCCGGCCATTCGAGGCTGCGGGGATCGGTGGCGGAGGCATTCACCCCACGCGCGGTCGAGGCGTTGGAACCGTGGCTCGACAACCGCGCCGCTCATCTGGTCGACGATATGGATCCCGGCAGCCCGGTCGACATCGTCACCGCACTGGCCTTTCCGCTGCCGATCGGTCTGCTCTGCCACATCCTGTCCCTACCCGAGCGACACCTCGACCGAATCGGCCGCGCCAGCAGCGTGCTCAGCGACGTACTCGTCGCCGATCCCGATGAGCTCCGCGTGGCGGCAATCGATTTCACGCGATTCATCCTTCCCCGGCTCATCGGACGAGCAGTCCGCCCCCGGGAGGACCTACTCGGCGCAGTCGCAGCTCAGATGCGTCGCCGCGAACTCAGCATCAGCGAGGCCCTCTCGACGATCGCCTTGCTGTTGATCGCCGGCCACGAGACCACCACCAGCCTGATCGCCAGCACCGTGTATCGGTTGCTGCATCACCCCGGCGAACTCGACCGCGTCCATGACGATCCCGCCCGGCTCGACGCCGTCATCGACGAGACCCTGCGGCACGATCCGCCACTGCCCGCCACGACCCTGCGCGTGGCGCACGAGCCGCTACAACTGGCCGGACAGGATATTCGGCCCGGCGAATGGATCATGGTGTCGTTGTTGGCGGCCCATCACGACCCGGCCCTGCATGTCACCGCCGAGACGTTCGACCCCGGCCGTAAGCCCAACCGCCACTTAGCTTTCGGGTACGGAGTCCACTACTGCCTGGGTGCCCGGCTCGCCCGCCTCGAGACCCGCATCGCCCTGCGTCGGCTGCTCGACCGCTACCCGAAACTCGCGCTGGCCGCCGAATCGGATCCGGTCTGGCGGCGCAGCGTCACCTTCCGCCGACTCGAACACCTGTCTGTGCGGCTGGAACCTCGATGA
- a CDS encoding alpha/beta hydrolase, with the protein MTTTRAHPAVGAWNEPEGATPRGTVVLLPGRGETAASYARLGRRISADGYRVRYARVDLGNIDSARAAVEELLADDSLPAPRVLLGSDSGAALATRFASELPVEGVVLAAIALPGTHSSVGEWADEVDARTACPVHRAVISEDEEFARGAIASSLPWDTVAVGGDLPTLALHGTDDRVTPLASALDVYDRAARTDVRLVQGGRHDVLNDVAHRSVAATIVLFLESLRVGADAPPIVTGLG; encoded by the coding sequence ATGACCACCACGCGGGCACACCCGGCTGTCGGCGCCTGGAACGAACCCGAGGGCGCCACACCGCGCGGCACCGTCGTCCTCCTGCCCGGACGCGGTGAGACCGCCGCGTCGTACGCGCGACTCGGCCGCCGGATATCCGCCGACGGATATCGGGTGCGGTACGCGCGGGTGGACCTCGGGAACATCGACTCCGCCCGCGCCGCCGTCGAAGAACTGCTCGCCGACGACTCCCTGCCCGCGCCCCGGGTGCTGCTCGGCTCGGACAGTGGCGCCGCGCTCGCGACACGGTTCGCATCGGAGCTGCCCGTGGAAGGCGTTGTGCTGGCGGCGATCGCGCTCCCGGGGACTCACTCGTCCGTGGGCGAATGGGCCGACGAGGTCGACGCTCGCACCGCCTGCCCGGTACACCGCGCGGTGATCTCCGAAGACGAGGAGTTCGCCCGCGGAGCGATAGCCTCGTCGCTGCCGTGGGACACGGTCGCCGTCGGGGGAGACCTGCCGACGCTCGCGTTGCACGGCACCGACGACCGCGTCACCCCGCTCGCGTCGGCCCTCGACGTATACGACCGGGCAGCGCGTACCGATGTGCGCCTCGTACAGGGCGGCCGCCACGACGTACTCAACGATGTCGCGCACCGCTCCGTCGCCGCGACGATCGTGCTGTTCCTCGAATCGTTGCGAGTGGGAGCCGACGCGCCGCCGATCGTGACCGGGCTGGGGTGA
- a CDS encoding enoyl-CoA hydratase/isomerase family protein — translation MTLAVRRDAVWRVRFDRPEAANALSPALVEALHDVLDEAAVIHPEVLVLEGNRRHFAAGFDLAGLSRESDASLAHRFLRIGLLLERLAAAPYPTVAVVEGSAVGAGADLVAACDHRLAGPDARFAFPGARFGVILGAARLRAVADPATFLGGATVPAAAAGGLVTGTPDALPGILDAWAHIDPATRPALLAESRPVHDADAALAALTRSVAAPGLHDRLIAYRRHVLSGAQR, via the coding sequence GTGACCCTCGCCGTCCGGCGCGACGCGGTCTGGCGGGTCCGGTTCGACCGGCCGGAGGCCGCCAACGCATTGTCGCCCGCACTCGTCGAGGCCCTGCACGATGTCCTCGACGAAGCGGCGGTGATTCACCCGGAAGTACTTGTGCTGGAAGGTAATCGGCGACACTTCGCCGCCGGGTTCGATCTGGCCGGACTGTCCCGCGAATCCGATGCCTCGCTCGCGCATCGCTTCCTGCGGATCGGGCTGCTCCTCGAACGGCTGGCCGCCGCCCCGTATCCGACGGTGGCCGTGGTGGAGGGCAGTGCGGTCGGCGCCGGGGCGGATCTGGTCGCGGCCTGCGATCATCGGCTCGCCGGACCGGATGCCCGATTCGCCTTTCCCGGAGCGCGTTTCGGCGTGATTCTCGGCGCCGCCCGGCTGCGTGCCGTCGCCGATCCCGCGACATTCCTGGGCGGTGCCACGGTGCCCGCCGCGGCCGCGGGCGGGCTGGTGACCGGCACGCCGGACGCTCTCCCCGGGATCCTCGACGCCTGGGCGCACATCGATCCGGCGACCCGGCCCGCGCTGCTGGCCGAGTCGCGGCCGGTGCACGACGCCGACGCCGCTCTCGCCGCGCTGACCCGATCCGTGGCCGCGCCCGGTTTGCACGACCGCCTCATCGCCTACCGGCGCCACGTCCTGTCGGGTGCGCAGAGGTGA
- a CDS encoding response regulator transcription factor, whose translation MIPVLLADDETLVRTALATMLDLESDLEVVGHVGSGEELLAAWKRRTGDDIPVAVIDLQMPGIDGIDTAVELQRLTPGAKTLIVTSHGRPGYLKRALAAGVRGFLPKTTSAATLAEVIRTVHGGGRYVDPELAAEAISAGDTLLTAREADVLEYALDGASVEDIARRAHLSPGTTRNYLSSAMTKLGVSNRYEAALRAREKGWI comes from the coding sequence ATGATTCCCGTATTGCTCGCCGATGACGAAACCCTCGTCCGGACCGCATTGGCGACAATGCTCGATCTCGAATCCGATCTTGAGGTCGTCGGCCACGTGGGTTCCGGTGAAGAACTGCTCGCCGCCTGGAAACGCCGCACCGGCGACGACATTCCCGTGGCCGTCATCGATCTGCAGATGCCCGGCATCGACGGTATCGACACCGCCGTCGAACTGCAGCGCCTGACCCCGGGCGCGAAGACCCTGATCGTCACCAGCCACGGCCGCCCCGGCTATCTCAAACGAGCCCTGGCCGCCGGAGTTCGTGGATTCCTGCCCAAGACGACCTCGGCGGCGACCCTCGCCGAGGTGATCCGCACCGTCCACGGCGGCGGCCGCTATGTCGACCCCGAACTGGCCGCGGAGGCCATCAGCGCCGGAGACACCCTGCTCACCGCCCGCGAGGCCGACGTCCTCGAATACGCCCTCGACGGCGCCTCCGTCGAGGACATTGCCCGCCGCGCGCACCTGTCACCGGGTACGACCCGCAACTACCTCTCCTCCGCCATGACCAAGCTCGGGGTGTCCAACCGCTACGAAGCCGCCCTCAGGGCCCGCGAGAAGGGCTGGATCTAG
- a CDS encoding metalloregulator ArsR/SmtB family transcription factor, giving the protein MAEPNRMRIVELLNTAPRPVGEIATALDLRQPQTTKHLQALERAGLVVMEPLGQRRIYALRRGPLRELREWLAGFEADHPSESVLADYRAAIAAEPLRTHEFERILPAPVATVWEWWTSADLVRRWWHPAHFEVADCVAQAVTGGALSIALREGDGAVYRSAGRYLDVVPPERLRFQLAPLDGNGAPLFGAEHDLRLTGTADGTRLELRIDLSDPTPGSEPAMAGIRPGWNQLLDNLAEAIAS; this is encoded by the coding sequence CTGGCCGAACCCAACCGCATGCGGATCGTCGAGTTGCTGAACACCGCGCCGCGCCCGGTCGGCGAGATCGCCACCGCGCTCGACCTGCGTCAACCGCAGACGACGAAGCATCTTCAGGCGCTCGAACGCGCCGGTCTCGTGGTGATGGAACCGCTCGGACAGCGCCGCATCTACGCTCTGCGCCGGGGTCCGCTGCGAGAGTTGCGGGAGTGGCTGGCCGGATTCGAGGCCGACCATCCGTCGGAATCGGTGCTCGCGGATTACCGTGCGGCCATCGCGGCCGAGCCGTTGCGGACCCACGAATTCGAGCGGATCCTGCCGGCGCCCGTGGCGACGGTGTGGGAGTGGTGGACTTCGGCCGATCTGGTGCGCCGCTGGTGGCATCCCGCGCATTTCGAGGTCGCCGACTGTGTCGCGCAGGCGGTGACCGGGGGCGCCCTGTCGATCGCGCTGCGGGAGGGCGACGGCGCGGTGTATCGCAGTGCCGGACGCTATCTCGATGTCGTGCCGCCCGAACGGCTCCGGTTTCAGCTCGCACCACTGGACGGCAACGGTGCGCCGCTGTTCGGAGCCGAACACGACCTCCGGCTGACCGGTACCGCCGACGGCACCCGCCTGGAACTTCGAATCGACCTCTCCGACCCGACCCCGGGTTCCGAACCGGCCATGGCGGGTATACGTCCCGGCTGGAATCAGTTGCTGGACAACCTCGCCGAAGCGATCGCCTCGTAG
- a CDS encoding ABC transporter permease, which translates to MTTAVTPAPHPLRALARAEYLQFRRNKTLVWMGLFFPVGISLATYFVVTRHQAPTTAIAARTFELIILVAVLFVQYYSVLSMVTTRRGEGVLKRLRTGEAADWQILTAPAVPGALLTLASTLVVAAVVYGTGAPAPVNALAIVLAVLGGIVVFTLLALATSAVTKNAEAAQITSLPVMTVAMLGLASIRNALPDRLADLADWTPFAAISDLVHLGVSGTPAVGTADVALGFTDVFGELGRPFATLAIWTALAFALTRTSFRWDDRG; encoded by the coding sequence ATGACCACCGCCGTGACCCCCGCCCCGCACCCGCTCAGAGCGCTGGCGAGGGCCGAGTACCTGCAGTTCCGGCGCAACAAGACACTGGTCTGGATGGGCCTCTTCTTTCCGGTCGGGATATCGCTCGCCACGTATTTCGTGGTGACCCGGCATCAGGCGCCCACGACGGCGATCGCGGCCCGGACATTCGAGTTGATCATCCTGGTCGCCGTGCTTTTCGTACAGTACTACTCGGTGCTCTCGATGGTCACCACCCGCCGAGGCGAAGGTGTGCTGAAGCGATTGCGCACCGGAGAGGCCGCCGACTGGCAGATCCTGACGGCTCCCGCCGTTCCCGGTGCGCTGCTGACACTGGCCTCCACCTTGGTGGTCGCCGCGGTCGTGTACGGGACCGGTGCTCCGGCCCCGGTCAACGCGTTGGCGATCGTGCTCGCCGTGCTGGGCGGAATCGTCGTGTTCACCCTGCTCGCGCTGGCGACCAGTGCGGTGACGAAGAACGCCGAGGCCGCCCAGATCACCTCCCTGCCGGTGATGACCGTCGCGATGCTGGGCCTCGCGTCCATCCGGAACGCCCTTCCCGACCGGCTGGCCGACCTGGCCGACTGGACACCGTTCGCCGCCATCTCCGACCTCGTCCACCTCGGTGTTTCCGGCACACCGGCAGTCGGCACGGCGGACGTCGCCCTCGGCTTCACCGACGTCTTCGGCGAACTCGGCCGGCCGTTTGCCACACTGGCGATATGGACGGCCCTGGCATTCGCGCTGACCCGCACGAGTTTTCGCTGGGACGACCGCGGTTGA
- a CDS encoding GAF domain-containing protein → MDSDRNGPGWLLIETFGWPKQRPTVVNWGGRPREFVPLDKPLRNAADRVRRAVGAVAESGAALSVCAAGHRVETVPHIVDGRLHGVQAGPERNPTRYRHARSRAVGG, encoded by the coding sequence ATGGACAGCGATCGCAATGGTCCGGGCTGGCTGCTGATCGAAACCTTCGGGTGGCCGAAACAGCGACCGACAGTAGTCAATTGGGGTGGACGCCCGCGGGAATTCGTTCCATTGGACAAACCGTTGCGCAATGCCGCCGACCGGGTTCGTCGTGCCGTCGGGGCCGTCGCGGAATCTGGTGCGGCCTTGTCGGTCTGTGCGGCCGGACATCGGGTGGAGACGGTGCCGCACATCGTCGACGGGCGCTTGCACGGCGTTCAAGCTGGGCCGGAAAGGAATCCGACGAGATACCGCCACGCCCGATCGCGGGCAGTTGGTGGATAG
- a CDS encoding SRPBCC family protein: protein MRYPTTAQAVWDLWTTAAGIEKWWAPDGFTVHVDQLDLRPGGELVYTMTATAPEQIEFMRSAGMPLSTESRKTFTEVDGPGRLAYTSLADFIPGVEPYEFLTVVDLEPTDAGVRVVMTVDRMHDDVWTQRLTQGRANELANLATVVSGGWTPGRTRATPPV from the coding sequence GTGCGGTACCCGACCACCGCCCAGGCCGTCTGGGACCTGTGGACCACCGCCGCCGGCATCGAGAAGTGGTGGGCGCCCGACGGTTTCACCGTCCACGTCGATCAGCTCGACCTGCGCCCCGGCGGCGAACTGGTCTACACGATGACCGCGACCGCCCCGGAGCAGATCGAATTCATGCGGTCCGCGGGCATGCCGCTGTCGACCGAGTCCCGCAAGACATTCACCGAGGTCGACGGTCCCGGCCGGCTCGCATACACGTCCCTGGCCGACTTCATTCCCGGCGTGGAGCCCTACGAGTTCCTCACCGTCGTGGACCTCGAGCCGACCGATGCCGGTGTCCGTGTGGTCATGACCGTCGACCGCATGCACGACGACGTCTGGACCCAGCGCCTCACCCAGGGCCGGGCGAACGAGCTCGCCAACCTCGCGACCGTCGTCTCCGGCGGCTGGACGCCGGGCCGCACGCGCGCCACTCCCCCGGTGTGA
- a CDS encoding ABC transporter ATP-binding protein produces MNSVIRKLPAFRRPRDHDPARPSSDVLVARGLRRVYGRGKTTFEAVRGVDLRVAEGEVFALLGTNGAGKTSTLDMLEGLVAPSGGGVEVFGLDPHRDRARVRPQVGMMLQSGGLPAELTVAETLAMWHGTCSDPADTESVLAQVDLSDRADVRVGSLSGGEQRRVDMACALLGRPRLLFLDEPTTGLDPETRRGAWQLLADLKSSGVTMVLTTHYLDEAEALADRIAIMHKGEIAQTGTLRELVDGYPSRIVFDHPGLPLPPLRSARIDAQARVTVSTHDLQGHLSELLGWAREHGLRLGGLEARAASLESVFLDIANESATTPELIGAAR; encoded by the coding sequence ATGAACAGTGTGATTCGGAAACTTCCGGCTTTCCGCAGACCGCGCGACCACGATCCCGCGCGGCCGTCGTCCGATGTGCTCGTGGCGCGTGGCCTGCGCCGGGTCTACGGCCGTGGCAAGACCACGTTCGAGGCGGTGCGCGGAGTGGATCTGCGGGTCGCGGAGGGGGAGGTGTTCGCGTTGCTGGGCACCAACGGCGCGGGCAAGACCTCCACGCTCGACATGCTGGAGGGGCTGGTGGCTCCTTCGGGCGGCGGAGTCGAGGTCTTCGGTCTCGATCCGCACCGGGATCGGGCTCGGGTCCGGCCGCAGGTGGGAATGATGTTGCAGTCCGGCGGGCTGCCCGCCGAACTCACCGTCGCCGAGACGCTCGCTATGTGGCACGGGACGTGCTCCGACCCCGCCGACACCGAATCCGTTCTCGCACAAGTGGATCTGAGTGATCGCGCCGATGTCCGGGTCGGTTCGCTCTCGGGTGGGGAACAGCGCCGAGTCGATATGGCGTGCGCGCTGCTGGGCCGGCCCCGGTTGCTGTTTCTCGACGAACCCACCACCGGGCTCGATCCGGAGACCCGCCGCGGTGCGTGGCAACTGCTCGCCGATCTGAAATCGTCCGGAGTGACCATGGTGCTCACCACGCACTATCTGGACGAGGCCGAAGCGCTGGCCGACCGGATCGCGATCATGCACAAGGGCGAGATCGCGCAGACGGGCACGCTCCGCGAACTCGTCGACGGATATCCCTCGCGGATCGTCTTCGACCATCCGGGCCTGCCGTTGCCGCCGCTGCGTTCCGCGCGGATCGACGCACAGGCCCGCGTCACCGTCAGCACTCACGACCTGCAGGGCCATCTGTCCGAACTGCTCGGCTGGGCGCGTGAGCACGGCCTGCGACTCGGCGGACTCGAAGCGCGCGCCGCCTCCCTGGAATCGGTCTTCCTGGACATCGCCAACGAATCGGCCACCACCCCCGAACTGATCGGAGCAGCACGATGA
- a CDS encoding molybdopterin-binding protein: MVPAGGAHRAGAASVQDLGAIISAEVAPLPVRRCTPREALGATLAAPVSAGTAMPRADTAAMDGYAVNGDGPLWLLRSEVRVAGRSGGRALVEDCAVRIATGATTPRGTTAVLRDEHVVHTRASGSAAIALAAEASFKDDTRRRGEYWSQGQELVAAGAAVSAAVVSVATSAESTQLAVRGPVLADVLLTGDEIRAEGPLESGQTRDSLSPVLPEFLRACDIGCKSVIHLGDDPELLRAWFCASRTSPLMVVVGGTGRGAADHLRGVLDELGARMIIDGVAMRPGGSQLLAVLPDGRVVLCLPGNPFAAIAAVLVTGPAIVDALTARTPRPRLQGRIAGRFTVDAHRTRVIAVRQLTGGVWQSMGSPRTPHLADLVAAQALALTVPVGGLADLIMLPC; encoded by the coding sequence ATGGTTCCTGCGGGCGGGGCACACCGCGCCGGTGCGGCGTCCGTGCAGGATCTCGGCGCAATCATCAGCGCCGAGGTCGCGCCGTTGCCGGTCCGGCGGTGCACACCCCGCGAGGCGCTCGGCGCGACACTGGCGGCGCCAGTCTCGGCGGGCACCGCGATGCCCCGGGCCGACACCGCGGCCATGGACGGTTACGCGGTGAACGGCGACGGCCCGTTGTGGTTGCTGCGCTCGGAGGTTCGGGTCGCGGGGCGTAGCGGCGGGCGCGCGCTGGTCGAGGACTGCGCGGTCCGGATCGCCACGGGCGCGACCACTCCGCGGGGAACGACCGCGGTCCTGCGCGACGAACATGTCGTGCACACGCGGGCATCCGGAAGCGCGGCGATCGCGCTCGCCGCGGAGGCATCGTTCAAGGACGACACCCGTCGACGCGGTGAGTACTGGTCACAGGGGCAGGAATTGGTGGCGGCGGGCGCGGCGGTGTCGGCGGCGGTCGTGTCGGTGGCGACCAGCGCCGAATCGACTCAGCTGGCGGTGCGCGGACCGGTGCTGGCCGATGTGCTGCTCACCGGTGACGAGATCCGGGCGGAGGGGCCGCTGGAATCGGGGCAGACGCGGGATTCGTTGTCGCCGGTATTGCCGGAGTTCTTGCGGGCCTGTGACATCGGCTGTAAGAGCGTGATCCATCTCGGTGACGATCCCGAGTTGTTGCGGGCCTGGTTCTGTGCGTCGCGGACGTCACCGCTGATGGTCGTCGTGGGTGGTACCGGTCGCGGTGCCGCCGACCATCTGCGCGGAGTGCTGGACGAGTTGGGGGCGCGCATGATCATCGACGGTGTGGCGATGCGCCCCGGTGGTTCGCAGTTGCTGGCGGTGCTGCCGGACGGGCGTGTGGTGCTGTGCCTGCCAGGCAATCCGTTCGCCGCCATCGCCGCCGTGCTCGTCACCGGGCCCGCGATAGTCGACGCGCTCACCGCCCGCACCCCGCGCCCCCGACTGCAGGGCCGGATCGCGGGCCGCTTCACCGTCGATGCCCACCGGACCCGCGTCATCGCGGTGCGTCAGCTCACCGGCGGGGTGTGGCAGAGCATGGGTTCGCCACGGACCCCGCATCTGGCCGATCTTGTTGCCGCCCAGGCCTTGGCGCTGACCGTGCCCGTCGGCGGATTGGCCGATCTCATCATGTTGCCGTGCTAG
- a CDS encoding aminoglycoside phosphotransferase family protein gives MTIEVPAELAEAQLRYNGEAGREFIAGLPDQAARYLTEWELRRDGPALHGMASLVLPVVRADGTPAALKLQILDEETESEPIGLRAWAGDGAVRLLDADDATGVMLLERLRPRSLSSVADDVEALKSLTALLARLVTHPAPQGIRSLEGIARAMLADVREAARLLPDDERRLVLDCAAAVADLVDEPGDRLLHWDLHYDNVLAADREPWLAIDPKPLAGDPGFDLMPALDNRWDDIAASGDVARAVRYRFDLMTEMLSLDRRRAAGWTLGRALQNTLWDLEDGEPGMSSRQRAIAEAIMPRWTGR, from the coding sequence GTGACCATCGAGGTTCCCGCGGAGCTGGCCGAAGCGCAGCTCCGGTACAACGGCGAGGCGGGCCGCGAGTTCATCGCCGGTCTACCCGACCAGGCCGCCCGGTATCTGACCGAATGGGAACTCCGCCGGGACGGGCCCGCATTGCACGGTATGGCGTCGCTGGTCCTGCCGGTCGTACGCGCCGACGGCACGCCCGCCGCTCTGAAGCTCCAGATCCTGGACGAGGAGACCGAGAGCGAGCCGATCGGCTTGCGCGCGTGGGCGGGTGACGGCGCGGTCCGGCTGCTGGACGCCGACGACGCAACGGGCGTCATGCTGCTCGAACGCCTGCGACCTCGCTCGCTGTCCTCGGTTGCCGATGATGTCGAAGCACTGAAATCGCTGACCGCTCTCCTGGCGCGCCTCGTCACTCACCCTGCCCCGCAAGGGATCCGCAGCCTGGAGGGCATCGCCCGCGCGATGCTCGCGGATGTCCGGGAAGCGGCTCGGCTGCTCCCGGACGACGAACGACGGCTGGTGCTCGACTGCGCCGCGGCGGTCGCCGACCTGGTGGATGAGCCCGGTGACCGCCTACTGCACTGGGACCTGCACTACGACAACGTACTTGCCGCCGACCGCGAGCCCTGGCTCGCCATAGACCCGAAGCCGCTGGCGGGCGACCCGGGATTCGATTTGATGCCCGCTCTGGACAATCGCTGGGATGACATCGCGGCCAGCGGCGACGTAGCGCGCGCAGTCCGGTACCGATTCGACCTGATGACCGAGATGCTGAGCCTCGATCGCAGGCGCGCGGCGGGCTGGACGCTGGGCCGGGCACTACAGAACACACTGTGGGACTTGGAGGACGGCGAGCCGGGTATGTCGTCGCGGCAGCGGGCGATCGCAGAGGCGATCATGCCGAGATGGACGGGCAGGTGA